In Dyadobacter sp. NIV53, a single window of DNA contains:
- a CDS encoding cytochrome-c peroxidase, with amino-acid sequence MAFTDGKALSEGVDKSLTARSSMSLANLLWVRNFFWDGRSPGLEEQAVFPLTNEHEMGQSLEASVSKLRTSTLYPPLFKSAFGSDIISENQIRKALAQFERTLISADSNYDKYLAGNYKPSEQEQHGMDLFQNAPNAEKLIRGANCEHCHGGPKTFKELFHNNGLDSVVTDAGREKFTSQPTDRGRFRVPTLRNIALTAPYMHDGRFTTLEDVLDHYNEHIRQSPTLSSFLQNISNKKGSKNLELTKSEKTDIISFLHMLTDSAFITNPEFSDPHQTLKTQ; translated from the coding sequence ATGGCATTTACGGATGGAAAAGCATTGAGCGAAGGCGTAGATAAGTCACTGACAGCCAGAAGTTCTATGTCGCTCGCTAATTTGCTTTGGGTAAGAAATTTCTTTTGGGACGGGCGTTCGCCGGGCCTGGAAGAACAAGCTGTTTTTCCTTTGACAAACGAACACGAAATGGGGCAATCACTGGAAGCATCCGTTTCTAAACTTCGTACCAGTACGTTATATCCGCCTTTGTTTAAAAGTGCATTTGGCAGTGATATTATTTCAGAAAATCAGATCAGGAAAGCTTTGGCGCAGTTTGAAAGGACACTTATTTCGGCAGATTCCAATTATGACAAATATCTGGCCGGAAACTACAAGCCATCTGAACAGGAACAACACGGCATGGATCTTTTCCAAAATGCTCCAAATGCTGAAAAGCTGATACGCGGAGCTAATTGTGAACATTGCCATGGCGGCCCAAAAACGTTCAAAGAACTGTTTCATAATAATGGACTGGATAGCGTAGTCACCGACGCAGGCAGAGAAAAATTTACCAGCCAGCCAACAGACCGTGGAAGATTCCGCGTTCCAACTTTAAGAAATATTGCATTAACTGCTCCATACATGCATGACGGTCGTTTTACTACTTTGGAAGATGTACTGGATCATTACAATGAGCATATCCGGCAAAGCCCGACCTTAAGCAGCTTTTTACAAAATATATCAAACAAGAAAGGCAGCAAAAATCTGGAACTCACTAAAAGTGAGAAAACAGATATTATCTCATTTCTGCACATGCTTACCGATTCAGCTTTTATCACCAATCCTGAATTTTCAGATCCGCATCAAACCTTAAAAACACAATAA
- a CDS encoding fatty acid desaturase → MAFLDHVLQPPAYGWEDKQGNLVKPEMNQIFKEFFARLNVFKDRKNWLPFFSWLKVLCLLPFFLLFIFKFFSVWMLAAAFLYSMIIMGTHGTIWHHRYCTHGAYKFRNAFWRFFTQNLTINVIPEEIYVVSHHVHHAKSDQPGDPYNAQAGFLYCFLADVNHQPIAKDLNGQDYHRVTLLMKHTGVQGNTYKQYQKWGSYVNPGRAVMAWALSWSFWYLAFYLLGGHALACTLFGAAGFWAVGVRTFNYEGHGKGEHVQREGIDFNQKDMSVNQLWPGIVAGEWHNNHHLFPKSARSGFKPHQIDLAWYYIKFMNKLGAISSYKDSKKDFYEQYHLPYLQTKASVNNEVKTDKQLVIKL, encoded by the coding sequence ATGGCTTTTTTGGACCACGTATTACAACCACCGGCCTACGGATGGGAAGACAAACAAGGGAATTTGGTTAAACCGGAAATGAATCAGATTTTCAAAGAGTTTTTTGCTCGTTTAAATGTCTTTAAAGATCGTAAAAACTGGTTGCCATTTTTTAGCTGGCTTAAAGTTTTATGCCTGCTTCCATTTTTCCTGTTGTTTATTTTCAAGTTTTTCAGTGTTTGGATGCTGGCCGCAGCTTTTTTATACAGCATGATCATCATGGGAACACATGGTACTATATGGCATCACAGATATTGTACGCACGGTGCCTATAAATTCCGAAATGCATTCTGGCGTTTTTTCACACAAAACCTTACAATAAACGTTATCCCCGAAGAAATTTATGTAGTTTCTCATCATGTCCATCATGCCAAATCTGATCAGCCCGGAGATCCTTACAATGCTCAGGCGGGTTTTCTATATTGTTTTTTAGCCGATGTGAATCATCAGCCAATTGCCAAAGATCTGAACGGGCAGGATTACCACAGAGTAACATTGCTCATGAAACATACTGGTGTACAAGGCAATACCTATAAACAATATCAAAAATGGGGTTCTTATGTGAATCCGGGCCGTGCTGTAATGGCCTGGGCGCTGAGCTGGTCATTCTGGTACCTGGCATTTTATCTTTTGGGCGGTCATGCGCTTGCTTGCACGTTGTTTGGAGCTGCGGGTTTTTGGGCCGTAGGTGTACGTACTTTCAACTATGAGGGGCATGGAAAAGGAGAACATGTACAGCGTGAAGGAATAGATTTTAACCAGAAAGATATGTCCGTGAATCAGTTATGGCCTGGCATTGTAGCCGGCGAGTGGCATAATAATCATCATTTATTTCCTAAAAGCGCGCGTAGCGGATTTAAACCACATCAGATAGACCTGGCCTGGTATTATATTAAATTCATGAACAAACTGGGCGCAATCAGTTCATACAAAGATTCAAAGAAGGATTTTTACGAACAATACCATCTGCCTTACCTGCAAACCAAAGCCTCTGTTAATAATGAGGTGAAAACAGATAAACAGCTTGTTATCAAATTATAA
- a CDS encoding pirin family protein: MEQNILHKASSRFSADHGWLKSAQTFSFHGHYDPERLQFGALRVLNDDTVSGGKGFGKHPHDNMEIISIPLGGTLEHQDSMGNSALIRPGEIQVMSAGTGIYHTEYNKDENEPVTFLQIWLYPNQLNVTPRYDQQNFGQKDKHNKLLQILSPDQDDEGVWIYQNAWFHIGEFDKDFKTEYQLKDNTNDVYVFVIDGEVEVNGQLLNKRDGYGIRKASVVNLQAVSKAKILVMEVPEKW, encoded by the coding sequence ATGGAACAAAACATCTTACATAAAGCTTCGTCCCGGTTTTCGGCGGATCACGGCTGGCTTAAAAGTGCACAAACGTTTAGTTTTCATGGCCATTACGATCCTGAAAGATTGCAGTTTGGGGCACTAAGGGTTTTGAATGACGATACTGTAAGTGGCGGAAAAGGTTTTGGCAAACATCCGCACGACAATATGGAAATCATATCGATCCCGCTGGGAGGAACGCTGGAACACCAGGATAGTATGGGGAACTCTGCGTTGATCAGGCCGGGAGAAATCCAGGTGATGAGTGCAGGTACAGGAATTTACCATACCGAATACAATAAGGATGAAAATGAGCCTGTTACCTTTTTGCAGATCTGGCTTTATCCCAATCAACTGAATGTAACGCCGCGTTATGACCAGCAGAATTTTGGCCAGAAAGATAAACACAATAAACTTTTACAGATTTTGTCGCCTGATCAGGATGATGAAGGCGTATGGATTTACCAGAATGCATGGTTTCATATCGGAGAATTTGATAAGGATTTTAAAACCGAATATCAGTTAAAAGACAACACAAACGATGTGTATGTGTTTGTGATTGATGGCGAAGTGGAAGTGAATGGCCAGTTACTGAACAAACGTGATGGCTACGGAATCCGGAAAGCTTCTGTTGTTAATCTCCAGGCGGTAAGCAAGGCAAAAATACTGGTAATGGAAGTTCCGGAAAAATGGTAG
- a CDS encoding winged helix-turn-helix domain-containing protein: MEKNIEIRLRHWVFINDMKFFGPGRLELLEHIRETGSIVKAAKAMDMSYKKAWAMVDAMNTYGQQPYVITHKGGQQGGGAELTETAKNVIETYKKLTDKLLAVVEAEKELMTLI, translated from the coding sequence ATGGAAAAAAATATTGAAATACGTTTACGTCATTGGGTATTCATCAACGACATGAAGTTTTTCGGGCCGGGCCGGCTTGAACTTCTGGAACATATCCGGGAAACAGGTTCTATTGTGAAAGCAGCAAAGGCGATGGATATGTCTTACAAGAAAGCCTGGGCAATGGTGGATGCCATGAATACCTACGGGCAGCAACCTTATGTAATCACACATAAGGGAGGACAGCAGGGAGGTGGTGCTGAACTGACTGAAACTGCCAAAAATGTTATTGAAACCTACAAAAAGCTAACTGACAAACTGCTTGCTGTGGTGGAAGCCGAAAAGGAGCTTATGACTTTAATATGA
- a CDS encoding PHB depolymerase family esterase: protein MLKVLFFLLLITSFLSAKAQVISDSLLIDGRYRIFYFNKPKTAAKNASLIFAIHGSGGNAKDFMKNAAKLETRSDTENFILVFPQGYKNYWNECRKASTVAANLENIDEDAFFTGMINYFKTNYKINGQHVFASGFSGGGQMAYRMAITMPEKFKGISAMVANMPTIDNLDCTESKSAIATMIINGTADPVNPYAGGEVKAGGLTLGNVRSTDESFRYWAALSGYNGEPVRGILPDANPNNDITVESYTFKNKKKPEVTLLKVINGKHEFPTDIDLFTETWKFFKRQIND from the coding sequence ATGCTAAAAGTCCTCTTTTTTCTTCTTTTGATAACAAGCTTTTTATCCGCAAAAGCACAGGTTATAAGTGATTCATTATTAATTGATGGCCGTTACAGGATATTTTATTTTAATAAACCAAAGACTGCTGCTAAAAACGCCAGTCTAATTTTTGCCATACATGGCTCGGGTGGAAATGCAAAGGATTTTATGAAAAATGCTGCAAAACTGGAAACTCGTTCAGATACTGAGAATTTTATCCTGGTTTTTCCGCAGGGATATAAAAATTATTGGAATGAATGCCGGAAAGCCTCAACAGTAGCTGCTAATCTGGAAAATATTGATGAAGACGCATTTTTTACCGGGATGATAAATTATTTTAAAACGAATTATAAGATTAACGGCCAGCATGTATTTGCATCCGGCTTTTCCGGTGGCGGACAAATGGCTTACCGGATGGCTATTACAATGCCAGAAAAATTCAAAGGGATTTCCGCAATGGTCGCCAACATGCCTACCATAGATAATCTGGATTGCACTGAATCGAAATCTGCCATTGCCACTATGATTATCAATGGCACTGCTGATCCGGTCAATCCTTACGCAGGAGGAGAAGTGAAAGCTGGCGGACTAACCCTGGGCAATGTTCGATCAACCGACGAATCGTTCAGATATTGGGCTGCTTTAAGTGGATATAATGGAGAACCTGTCAGGGGAATTCTACCAGATGCAAACCCAAATAATGATATAACAGTGGAAAGTTACACTTTTAAAAACAAGAAAAAACCGGAAGTGACGCTACTGAAAGTGATCAACGGGAAACACGAATTTCCAACTGACATTGACCTGTTTACTGAAACCTGGAAATTCTTCAAAAGGCAGATCAATGATTAA
- a CDS encoding response regulator, whose protein sequence is MSLKGPIILVEDDEDDQYLINKILEELQIPNTLRLHQNGLEALNYLKTTQEKPLLILCDVNMPVMNGLELRKEIEDNPYLKQKAIPFIFLSTSGDIGIVKEAYKGTIQGFYKKESNYSQYKNNVEVIIRYWQSCLHPNK, encoded by the coding sequence ATGTCGCTAAAAGGGCCGATAATTTTAGTGGAAGATGATGAAGATGATCAATATCTGATCAATAAAATTTTAGAAGAATTACAGATTCCCAATACACTGCGCTTACATCAAAATGGTCTGGAAGCCCTTAATTATTTAAAAACAACACAGGAGAAACCACTTCTGATTCTTTGTGATGTTAACATGCCCGTAATGAACGGGCTGGAATTGAGAAAAGAAATAGAAGATAATCCGTACCTGAAACAAAAAGCAATTCCGTTTATCTTTTTAAGCACTTCCGGAGATATCGGGATTGTGAAGGAAGCTTACAAAGGAACGATTCAGGGATTTTATAAAAAAGAGAGTAATTACAGCCAGTATAAAAATAATGTAGAAGTGATCATCCGTTATTGGCAATCATGCCTGCATCCTAATAAATAA
- a CDS encoding GNAT family N-acetyltransferase yields the protein MSEIQLQLDSRGRGAFYIEENKVKVGEMVVGISETSLTVYHTEVNPEMEGKGYAKQLLDKMVEYAREKRSRYFRCANTCTRSSNGIPMNTQMCGRREFKS from the coding sequence ATGAGTGAAATTCAGCTACAACTTGATTCAAGAGGGCGCGGAGCCTTTTATATAGAAGAAAATAAAGTAAAAGTAGGGGAAATGGTTGTAGGGATTTCCGAAACATCCCTCACCGTATACCATACCGAAGTAAATCCGGAAATGGAAGGTAAAGGATATGCAAAACAATTACTGGATAAAATGGTGGAATATGCCAGGGAAAAAAGATCCAGGTACTTCCGTTGTGCGAATACGTGCACACGCAGTTCAAACGGCATCCCGATGAATACGCAGATGTGTGGAAGAAGGGAGTTTAAGAGTTAA
- a CDS encoding Crp/Fnr family transcriptional regulator: protein MFEKINAYAKRCLAFGAGDLDYFNSLLQHKFQPKKTFLLQEGEICQFEAYILKGCIRTYHIDQSGVEVTLQFAVEDWWVSDITSFQEQKPSLVYIETLEDCELLLLTPENKEKLLARVPGFERMFRLMVQRNLAQLQERLFRTISTTAVEKYLDFLNRYPAIPQRVAQHYIASYLGFSPEFLSKVRRKLHNQ, encoded by the coding sequence ATGTTTGAAAAAATTAATGCTTATGCCAAAAGATGCCTGGCTTTCGGAGCCGGTGATCTTGACTATTTTAATTCATTACTTCAGCATAAATTTCAACCCAAAAAGACTTTTTTATTACAGGAAGGCGAAATATGCCAGTTTGAAGCATACATACTAAAAGGCTGCATCCGTACGTATCACATTGACCAGTCTGGTGTGGAAGTGACGTTACAGTTTGCTGTGGAAGACTGGTGGGTGAGTGATATAACCAGTTTTCAGGAACAAAAACCAAGCCTTGTTTATATCGAAACCCTGGAAGACTGCGAGTTGCTGCTTCTTACACCTGAAAATAAAGAGAAGCTGCTCGCACGTGTTCCGGGCTTCGAAAGAATGTTCCGGCTTATGGTACAGCGAAACCTTGCACAATTACAGGAAAGACTGTTCCGCACAATTTCGACAACCGCCGTTGAAAAATATCTTGATTTTTTGAACCGTTATCCTGCTATTCCACAGCGTGTTGCGCAACATTATATCGCTTCTTACCTGGGGTTCTCACCGGAGTTTTTAAGTAAAGTGAGAAGGAAACTGCATAACCAATAG
- a CDS encoding response regulator receiver protein has translation MSKINILVLASHPEILETIIRLINKNERWNGVGVVSPEEATAAFEITQFDLVLLGVGVNDETEQRLLQTFKSLNSDVICIRHFGGGSGLLYSEIEHAFSGRKL, from the coding sequence ATGAGTAAAATTAACATTCTGGTACTGGCCAGTCATCCGGAAATCCTGGAAACGATCATCAGGCTGATCAACAAAAACGAGCGTTGGAATGGAGTAGGGGTTGTTTCGCCGGAAGAAGCAACAGCCGCTTTTGAAATAACTCAGTTTGATTTGGTACTTTTGGGCGTCGGGGTTAATGATGAAACGGAGCAGCGGCTGTTGCAAACTTTTAAGTCGTTAAACTCTGATGTGATTTGTATCAGGCATTTTGGCGGAGGCAGCGGCTTACTCTATTCTGAAATTGAGCATGCGTTTTCCGGCAGGAAGTTGTAA
- a CDS encoding molybdopterin-dependent oxidoreductase, whose protein sequence is MFKIKPFVLAVLLLLPILSQAQNADSFTVTGEVTTPLTLKKEDLAGYKQLSHKVKDRDNKEHEFKGVALSEIMEKAGVTTGSKLRGENLAKYVIISAADGYEVVYSLPEIDPEFTDQVILLAIEKDGQPLPNGEGPFRMIVPNDKKQARWIREVRSIKILFAKSN, encoded by the coding sequence ATGTTCAAAATCAAACCATTTGTACTCGCTGTATTACTGTTGTTGCCAATTTTAAGCCAGGCTCAAAATGCTGATTCATTTACAGTTACCGGTGAAGTAACCACGCCATTGACATTAAAGAAGGAAGATCTTGCCGGATACAAACAATTGAGCCACAAGGTGAAGGACCGGGATAATAAGGAGCACGAATTTAAGGGTGTAGCGTTATCTGAAATAATGGAAAAAGCAGGTGTGACCACGGGCAGCAAACTTCGTGGCGAAAATCTGGCAAAATACGTTATAATCAGTGCCGCTGACGGTTATGAGGTCGTTTATTCTTTACCGGAAATTGATCCGGAATTTACCGACCAGGTTATTTTACTGGCAATAGAAAAAGATGGGCAGCCATTACCTAATGGCGAAGGCCCATTCCGTATGATCGTTCCCAACGATAAAAAGCAGGCAAGATGGATCCGGGAAGTCCGCTCGATTAAAATACTTTTTGCAAAGTCTAATTAA
- a CDS encoding alpha/beta hydrolase produces MYSHTKQIITNGTPVTEAKKAIIMLHGRGGSARDVISLKRYLKLEGMAIYAPEATNNSWYPYSFMAPVSQNQPALDSALELIDEVVSEIEAAGISAENIYFAGFSQGACLTLEYTARNARRYGGIIALTGGLVGQELVTENYQGDFQGTPLFVSTGNPDPHVPVSRVQESVKIFESLNAVVTSEIYSGRPHTISAEEIEIVNTKILV; encoded by the coding sequence ATGTATTCCCATACAAAACAAATTATAACGAATGGAACGCCGGTTACGGAAGCTAAAAAGGCAATTATCATGCTGCATGGCAGGGGCGGTTCTGCAAGGGATGTTATTTCTTTGAAACGATACCTCAAACTGGAAGGAATGGCGATTTATGCGCCCGAAGCTACCAATAACAGCTGGTATCCTTACAGTTTTATGGCACCAGTTTCTCAAAATCAGCCTGCATTGGATTCAGCTTTAGAGCTAATTGACGAAGTGGTTTCCGAAATTGAAGCCGCTGGAATCTCAGCAGAAAACATATATTTCGCCGGTTTTTCGCAAGGTGCTTGTTTAACTCTGGAATACACAGCCAGAAATGCCAGACGTTACGGTGGAATTATTGCGTTGACTGGCGGATTAGTAGGGCAGGAGTTGGTAACAGAAAATTATCAGGGTGATTTTCAAGGTACTCCGCTTTTCGTTTCCACAGGTAATCCGGATCCGCACGTTCCGGTTTCGCGTGTTCAGGAAAGTGTTAAAATATTTGAAAGCCTGAATGCGGTGGTAACATCGGAAATATATTCCGGCCGTCCTCATACAATTTCAGCAGAGGAGATTGAAATAGTGAATACTAAAATATTGGTGTGA
- a CDS encoding DUF2958 domain-containing protein: MSKMIPENLIEIMIHNYMEVQNELGKDHEPVVKLHSKYGIAIWLLSELDATNHIAFGLCDLGQGTPELSYVSIEHLETIKHARLKVRMVETDPDFEGKYPMSVYLEAAKINKRITEDEELLKLAEKTLASRI, from the coding sequence ATGTCAAAAATGATTCCTGAAAATCTTATAGAAATCATGATCCACAATTACATGGAAGTTCAGAACGAACTTGGTAAGGATCATGAACCGGTTGTAAAGCTGCATTCCAAATACGGAATAGCGATCTGGCTTTTGTCCGAACTGGATGCAACCAACCATATTGCCTTCGGACTTTGTGATTTGGGACAAGGAACTCCGGAGCTAAGTTACGTATCTATTGAGCATCTGGAAACCATCAAACACGCACGTTTAAAGGTTCGAATGGTGGAAACAGACCCGGATTTTGAAGGGAAATATCCCATGAGCGTTTACCTGGAAGCCGCCAAAATAAACAAGCGCATCACCGAAGATGAAGAACTTCTTAAACTGGCAGAGAAAACACTGGCTTCCAGAATTTAG
- a CDS encoding TonB-dependent siderophore receptor → MKRLLLILSITVHSMSFIFAQSELPQERVFQLGEVKISGTGNTDSSQTLTYRQIEKFNRTDISSALNILPGVSIANVGPRNESVVYIRGFDLRQVPVFIDGVPVYVPYDGYVDMGRFTTFDLAEINVSKGFSSILYGANTMGGAINLISRKPVSKFEVNGRAGIYSGDGYRWNVNAGSRMGKFYYQIGASQLKQKSYPLSADYVARKFQIPENRENSYRDDLKFSVKAGFTPNATDEYVIGYVNQKGEKGNPPYVGDDPKITTRFWKWPKWNKQSLYFISNTAIGKSNKVKTRLYYDTFVNQLFSYDDTTYTKQTRGYAFQSFYNDYTIGGNAEFESRALANNIFKINVQYKRDVHRENDLNEPVQSYIDNTLSIGIENTYQLLPSLAIVPGISFNARESEQAQEYNGTTKELTDFANSKNNAVNAQIGLFWDINSNHSLRGSVARKTRFATIKDRYSYRMGLAIPNPDLAAEVTVNYDVSYTRKIADKLSLQASVYRSDINDIIQQVDNVQPGKFQLQNAGKALFYGAEFGADYQLISNFKFGGNYTYIKRKNETNPEILFTNVPKNKVFGYADLSFLKRANILVSIENNSSRFSTSYGTKAKAYTLINAKASVKLYKFISAEAGLNNIFDINYSLVEGFPEAGRNFFVNLVFNDF, encoded by the coding sequence ATGAAAAGACTTCTATTGATATTAAGCATTACCGTTCATTCAATGTCATTCATTTTTGCCCAGTCGGAACTACCTCAGGAAAGGGTATTCCAGCTTGGAGAAGTAAAAATCTCGGGCACCGGAAATACTGACAGCAGCCAGACACTTACATACCGGCAGATTGAAAAATTTAACCGGACTGACATTTCCAGTGCGCTGAACATTCTTCCCGGTGTAAGCATTGCTAATGTCGGCCCCAGAAATGAGTCCGTTGTATATATTCGTGGTTTTGATCTGAGGCAGGTTCCGGTATTTATTGATGGTGTGCCGGTGTATGTACCTTATGACGGCTATGTAGATATGGGGCGGTTTACGACTTTTGATCTTGCAGAAATCAACGTTTCAAAAGGGTTTTCATCAATACTTTATGGCGCAAATACGATGGGTGGTGCCATTAACCTGATTTCACGCAAGCCCGTCAGTAAATTTGAAGTTAATGGCAGAGCCGGAATTTACAGTGGTGACGGTTATCGGTGGAATGTAAATGCCGGGTCGAGAATGGGCAAATTTTACTATCAGATAGGTGCTTCCCAATTGAAGCAAAAATCATATCCATTGTCTGCCGATTATGTTGCAAGAAAATTTCAAATACCGGAAAACCGCGAAAATTCTTACCGGGATGATCTGAAATTTAGTGTTAAAGCAGGTTTTACACCGAACGCTACGGACGAATATGTGATTGGTTATGTGAATCAAAAAGGGGAAAAGGGAAATCCTCCTTACGTTGGTGATGATCCTAAAATAACAACCCGGTTTTGGAAATGGCCTAAATGGAATAAACAAAGCCTGTACTTCATTTCCAATACTGCAATTGGGAAAAGCAATAAAGTGAAAACCAGATTGTACTACGACACATTTGTAAATCAGCTTTTCAGCTATGACGACACTACGTATACAAAACAAACGAGAGGCTACGCTTTCCAAAGTTTTTATAATGATTATACCATTGGCGGAAATGCCGAATTTGAATCAAGGGCTTTGGCCAATAATATTTTCAAAATAAATGTTCAGTATAAACGGGATGTACACAGGGAAAATGACCTGAACGAACCGGTTCAATCCTATATTGACAATACCCTTTCAATCGGAATCGAAAATACGTATCAGTTATTACCGTCACTGGCAATTGTTCCCGGTATCAGTTTCAACGCGCGAGAAAGTGAGCAGGCACAGGAATATAACGGAACCACCAAAGAACTTACCGATTTTGCCAATAGTAAAAATAATGCTGTGAATGCTCAGATCGGCCTGTTTTGGGATATAAATTCCAATCATTCACTACGTGGATCAGTTGCGAGAAAAACGCGCTTTGCCACAATTAAAGACAGGTATTCCTACCGGATGGGATTAGCAATTCCTAATCCGGACCTTGCAGCCGAAGTTACTGTGAATTATGATGTAAGTTACACCAGAAAAATTGCAGACAAACTCAGTTTACAAGCCAGTGTTTACAGGAGTGATATCAATGATATCATTCAACAGGTGGACAATGTACAGCCCGGAAAATTTCAATTGCAAAATGCGGGCAAAGCATTATTCTACGGGGCAGAATTTGGGGCAGATTATCAGCTTATCAGTAATTTCAAATTTGGTGGTAACTATACTTACATCAAAAGAAAAAACGAAACCAATCCGGAAATTCTGTTTACGAATGTTCCCAAAAATAAAGTTTTCGGATATGCTGATTTATCTTTTCTAAAACGTGCCAATATTTTAGTGAGTATAGAGAATAACAGCAGCAGGTTCAGCACCAGTTATGGCACGAAAGCAAAAGCCTATACCCTTATAAATGCCAAAGCATCCGTTAAATTATATAAATTTATTTCAGCGGAAGCCGGATTAAATAATATTTTCGACATCAATTATTCTCTGGTTGAAGGCTTTCCGGAAGCTGGGCGCAATTTCTTTGTTAATCTTGTTTTCAATGATTTTTAA